A window of the Butyricimonas virosa genome harbors these coding sequences:
- a CDS encoding L-rhamnose mutarotase: MKRYCQTLKLKDNEELISSYISVHENVWPEVLQGMRQVGILDMQIYIHENLLFMIVDTVDDFDWEKDMSRLARLPRQAEWEKHVARFQDVEESASSKEKWVLMDKIFELEK; the protein is encoded by the coding sequence ATGAAAAGGTATTGCCAGACGTTGAAGTTAAAGGATAACGAGGAGTTGATCTCTTCTTATATCTCCGTGCACGAGAATGTATGGCCGGAAGTGCTACAAGGGATGAGACAGGTCGGGATTCTCGACATGCAAATCTACATTCACGAGAACTTGTTGTTCATGATCGTGGACACGGTGGATGATTTCGACTGGGAGAAGGATATGTCCCGCCTGGCACGATTACCAAGGCAGGCGGAATGGGAAAAACACGTGGCAAGATTTCAAGACGTGGAGGAGAGCGCCTCTTCTAAAGAAAAATGGGTTTTAATGGATAAAATTTTTGAACTCGAAAAATGA
- the fucP gene encoding L-fucose:H+ symporter permease has product MKHSLFRSSSGTNYIVPFIIVTSCFALWGFANDITNPMVKAFSKIFRMTVTEGTLVQVAFYGGYFAMAVPAALFIKRFSYKSGILTGLALYATGALAFIPARMTGSYYPFLCAYFVLTCGLSFLETSANPYILSMGDEKTSTRRLNLAQAFNPVGSLLGMFVAMNFIQARLHPMSSAERNSLDDETFNVIKDSDLSILVSPYAWIGVFILFVFLVMLSCKMPRGERELEGKTGEHLSTRDALRRLYINKKYREGVVAQFFYVGLQITCWTFIIQYGTGIFTREGLTEKSAEILSQKYNIVAMVLFCASRFVCTFLLKYIHPSKLLMSLATSGGILMLGVIGFESRIGMYCLVGVSACMSLMFPTIYGIALGGLGEEVKLGSAGLIMAILGGSLLPPLQALIIDAGINSGHSTVNLSFIVPLISFIVIIMYGKRTLKLYENEQ; this is encoded by the coding sequence ATGAAACATTCATTGTTTAGATCCTCGTCCGGTACAAATTACATCGTGCCTTTTATCATCGTGACTTCATGTTTTGCCTTGTGGGGATTCGCGAATGACATAACGAACCCGATGGTCAAGGCCTTCTCGAAAATTTTCAGGATGACCGTGACGGAAGGTACGTTGGTGCAAGTGGCGTTCTACGGGGGGTATTTTGCCATGGCCGTGCCCGCGGCCTTGTTTATCAAAAGGTTCTCTTATAAAAGTGGTATCTTAACGGGATTGGCGTTGTACGCGACCGGGGCCTTGGCGTTTATTCCCGCCAGGATGACGGGCTCGTATTACCCGTTTCTGTGCGCTTATTTCGTTTTGACGTGCGGTTTGTCATTCTTGGAAACGAGTGCCAACCCTTACATTTTGTCGATGGGAGATGAAAAGACTTCAACACGTCGCTTGAACCTGGCACAAGCTTTTAACCCGGTAGGTTCCTTGCTGGGAATGTTCGTTGCCATGAATTTTATCCAGGCGAGACTGCACCCGATGAGCTCGGCGGAAAGGAATTCGTTGGATGATGAAACGTTTAACGTGATAAAGGATAGCGATTTGTCCATTCTAGTCTCTCCTTACGCTTGGATCGGTGTTTTTATCTTGTTCGTGTTTCTGGTCATGTTGTCGTGTAAAATGCCACGGGGAGAGAGAGAGTTGGAGGGGAAAACCGGTGAACATCTTTCCACGAGAGATGCTTTACGAAGATTGTATATTAATAAAAAATATCGGGAGGGGGTCGTGGCACAATTTTTTTACGTGGGTTTGCAGATCACGTGCTGGACGTTTATTATTCAATACGGTACCGGTATATTCACGCGGGAGGGGTTAACGGAAAAGAGCGCGGAAATACTGTCCCAGAAATACAATATTGTCGCCATGGTGTTGTTTTGCGCGAGCAGGTTTGTATGCACTTTCTTGTTAAAGTATATTCACCCGAGTAAACTGTTAATGTCATTGGCAACCTCGGGAGGAATTTTAATGCTGGGAGTGATTGGATTTGAAAGTAGAATTGGCATGTATTGCCTGGTCGGGGTTTCCGCTTGCATGTCCTTGATGTTCCCGACGATTTACGGTATAGCCCTTGGAGGATTGGGGGAAGAGGTGAAATTAGGTTCCGCCGGTTTAATCATGGCCATTCTCGGGGGATCGCTTTTACCCCCGTTACAAGCGTTAATTATTGACGCGGGAATCAATAGCGGGCACTCGACAGTTAATCTCTCTTTTATCGTCCCGTTGATCAGTTTTATCGTGATTATCATGTACGGGAAACGAACGTTAAAACTTTATGAAAATGAACAATAA
- a CDS encoding mannose-1-phosphate guanylyltransferase: MKMNNNHLIIMAGGVGSRFWPMSTPEVPKQFIDVLGVGKSLLQLTVERFSGVIPADHVWVVTSKDYKELVKAQVPGIRDEQVLLEPCRRNTAPCIAYVTCKIKKKYPGANLVFSPADHLVLDTGKFREVITRGLEFTASSNAIVTLGMEPDRPETGYGYIKGEGNRNVAIRKVQAFKEKPELAVAKSYLAEGGYYWNSGIFIWNENTVISEFEQHAPDLAAKFSGLSDVYFTCREQEVIDREFFDCRNISIDYAIMEKSANTYVYPASFGWSDLGTWGSLYTLLDKDREGNAVIGNAVKLVDCKNCVVHTPGERKVVVQGLEGYIVAEHGDTLLVCKKEMEQQIKEWQ; this comes from the coding sequence ATGAAAATGAACAATAATCACTTGATAATAATGGCGGGGGGTGTCGGTAGCCGTTTCTGGCCGATGAGTACCCCGGAAGTCCCCAAGCAATTTATAGACGTGCTGGGTGTCGGTAAAAGCTTGTTGCAGTTGACGGTGGAACGTTTTTCCGGGGTGATACCGGCAGATCATGTCTGGGTGGTGACTTCAAAGGACTACAAGGAACTCGTGAAGGCTCAAGTCCCGGGAATACGGGACGAGCAAGTGTTACTGGAACCTTGCAGGAGAAACACGGCCCCGTGTATCGCTTACGTGACGTGCAAGATTAAAAAGAAATACCCGGGAGCGAATTTGGTGTTCTCCCCGGCGGATCACCTCGTGCTGGATACCGGGAAATTTCGAGAGGTAATCACGAGAGGGTTGGAATTCACGGCCTCGTCGAACGCGATCGTGACGCTGGGCATGGAGCCTGATCGTCCCGAGACCGGTTACGGTTATATAAAAGGGGAGGGGAACCGGAACGTGGCGATCAGGAAGGTGCAGGCTTTTAAAGAAAAACCGGAATTGGCAGTGGCCAAGAGTTACCTGGCTGAAGGCGGTTATTACTGGAATTCCGGGATATTTATCTGGAACGAGAATACCGTGATCTCGGAATTTGAACAACACGCTCCAGACCTCGCCGCTAAATTTAGCGGTTTGAGCGACGTGTATTTCACGTGCCGGGAGCAAGAAGTTATAGACCGGGAATTTTTTGATTGCCGGAACATCTCGATTGATTACGCGATCATGGAAAAGAGCGCGAACACTTACGTTTACCCGGCGAGCTTCGGCTGGAGTGATTTGGGGACATGGGGAAGCTTATACACCCTTCTCGATAAAGATCGCGAGGGAAACGCCGTTATCGGGAACGCGGTAAAGCTGGTTGATTGTAAGAATTGCGTGGTGCATACCCCGGGGGAGAGAAAGGTGGTTGTTCAAGGTTTGGAGGGGTATATTGTTGCCGAGCACGGTGATACTTTACTTGTTTGTAAAAAAGAGATGGAGCAACAGATTAAAGAGTGGCAATGA
- a CDS encoding DegT/DnrJ/EryC1/StrS family aminotransferase: MEDRIWLSLAHMGGREQEFIQEAFDTNWVVPLGPNVNAFEKALRDFLIENGKLKVENEGKQVVALSAGTAALHLGLILLGVGEGDEVICQSFTFSASANPIAYLGATPVFVDSEVDTWNMDPVLLEEAIKDRVEKIGRLPKAIIPVHLYGMPGKLDEILEVANRYKIPVLEDSAEALGSEYKGRKCGTFGEYAALSFNGNKIITTSGGGALVCPNEERAKRALFYATQAREQAPHYQHEKIGYNYRMSNICAGIGRGQMFVLDEHIARRREIHDLYVKLLAGVKGVKVMCQPEGGDFNSNYWLTCITVDPEEAGFTREDVRLALDADNIESRPLWKPMHLQPVFKDAPFYGNGTSERLFEIGLCLPSGPTLTDEDIERVTKVVRQLSNFRF; the protein is encoded by the coding sequence ATGGAAGATCGAATTTGGCTCTCGTTAGCTCATATGGGCGGACGGGAACAGGAGTTTATACAAGAAGCGTTCGACACGAATTGGGTCGTTCCGCTGGGACCGAACGTGAACGCTTTTGAAAAGGCTCTACGGGACTTTTTAATTGAAAATGGGAAATTGAAAGTTGAAAATGAGGGAAAACAAGTGGTGGCGTTGAGCGCTGGAACGGCGGCGTTGCATTTGGGGTTGATACTTTTAGGTGTTGGCGAGGGGGACGAGGTCATTTGCCAGAGTTTCACGTTTTCGGCGTCGGCAAACCCGATTGCCTATCTAGGGGCGACGCCTGTGTTCGTGGATAGTGAGGTAGATACTTGGAATATGGATCCGGTGTTGCTGGAGGAGGCGATTAAGGATCGAGTGGAGAAGATTGGACGGCTGCCGAAGGCGATTATTCCCGTGCATTTGTATGGAATGCCGGGGAAGTTGGACGAAATATTGGAGGTCGCTAATCGTTATAAAATTCCTGTATTAGAAGATTCGGCAGAGGCGTTAGGTTCCGAGTACAAGGGGCGAAAATGCGGGACTTTCGGGGAATACGCAGCGTTGTCATTTAACGGGAACAAAATTATCACGACCTCCGGTGGTGGGGCGTTGGTCTGCCCGAACGAGGAACGAGCAAAACGAGCTTTGTTTTATGCCACGCAGGCGAGGGAGCAGGCACCACATTACCAGCACGAGAAGATCGGGTATAATTACCGGATGAGTAATATTTGCGCCGGGATTGGGAGGGGGCAGATGTTCGTGCTGGATGAACATATTGCCCGGCGGCGGGAAATTCATGATTTATACGTGAAGTTACTGGCCGGAGTGAAGGGGGTGAAGGTGATGTGTCAGCCGGAAGGAGGAGATTTTAACTCGAATTACTGGTTGACATGTATCACGGTGGACCCGGAAGAGGCGGGTTTCACGAGGGAGGACGTGAGGTTAGCTCTTGATGCGGATAATATAGAGAGTCGCCCGTTGTGGAAACCGATGCACTTGCAACCGGTGTTTAAGGATGCTCCGTTTTATGGGAACGGGACGAGTGAACGGTTGTTCGAGATCGGTTTGTGCTTGCCATCGGGGCCAACGTTGACGGACGAGGATATAGAGAGAGTTACGAAAGTTGTGAGACAACTTTCTAATTTTAGATTTTAA
- a CDS encoding LytR/AlgR family response regulator transcription factor, producing MKKTNDQTKCLIRDCFFVRQGERRERCFYSEILYVEASGCYCYIYRRDKPRLLIAHPLLMLEPFLPEDRFKRVHRSYIVNLYEVDGFIGKALCIGKNVFPVSPSYRTEIFECFDFWDIVRKKKGQEGKDL from the coding sequence ATGAAAAAAACAAATGATCAGACGAAATGTCTCATACGAGACTGTTTTTTTGTGCGTCAGGGGGAACGTAGGGAAAGATGTTTTTACTCGGAGATATTGTATGTGGAAGCTTCGGGGTGTTATTGTTATATCTATCGGCGGGATAAGCCCCGGTTGTTGATCGCTCATCCACTTTTGATGTTGGAGCCTTTTCTGCCGGAGGATCGGTTTAAGCGGGTTCATCGAAGTTATATTGTGAATCTTTACGAGGTGGATGGTTTTATCGGGAAAGCGCTTTGTATCGGCAAGAATGTGTTTCCGGTTAGCCCATCTTACCGGACGGAGATATTCGAGTGTTTTGATTTTTGGGATATCGTGAGAAAGAAGAAGGGGCAAGAGGGTAAGGATTTGTAG
- a CDS encoding 3TM-type holin encodes MGVLQNVIREIGDIVNRLSVSSKEKQKIQEEIQSLVYRYKSELVREQSAAVGEEARGNWLQRSWRPIVMLAFALVILSGMFMESTLLSDSSRLWDLLEIGLGGYVIGRSGEKVTESLLSRKWK; translated from the coding sequence ATGGGTGTATTACAGAACGTGATTAGGGAGATTGGTGACATCGTGAACCGGTTGTCGGTTTCTTCGAAGGAGAAGCAGAAGATTCAGGAGGAAATTCAGTCTTTAGTGTATCGTTACAAGAGTGAGCTGGTGCGGGAACAGTCGGCGGCGGTGGGGGAAGAAGCCCGGGGAAATTGGTTGCAGAGGTCTTGGCGGCCTATCGTGATGTTGGCGTTTGCGTTGGTGATTTTGTCGGGGATGTTCATGGAATCGACGTTATTGTCCGATAGTTCCCGTTTGTGGGATTTGCTGGAGATCGGGCTTGGCGGTTACGTGATCGGGAGAAGCGGGGAGAAGGTAACAGAGAGTTTGTTGTCAAGGAAATGGAAATAA
- a CDS encoding N-acetylmuramoyl-L-alanine amidase, which produces MEIIENLLFGDNVTYLQCSKCKVKLSSVDTIVLHGTVGAGAISSALYLCRPDTSVSAHVVVGRDAEIFQLLPFDVKAWHAGKSFHAGRVNLNDCSIGIELDNAGELQRVGDRYYSCFGREYSPDQVYTTEEEGRARYWHSFTEGQFAVTEEICRLLKACYGIKYLVRHSDITPRKTDPGPAFPFDELRKRLKF; this is translated from the coding sequence ATGGAAATTATTGAAAATTTGTTGTTCGGGGATAACGTGACGTATTTGCAGTGTTCGAAGTGTAAAGTAAAGTTGTCTAGCGTGGATACTATTGTTTTACACGGAACAGTCGGGGCAGGGGCGATTTCATCGGCACTTTATTTATGCAGGCCCGACACGAGTGTTTCCGCTCACGTGGTGGTTGGAAGGGATGCGGAGATTTTCCAGTTGTTACCTTTTGACGTGAAGGCTTGGCACGCCGGGAAGAGTTTTCATGCCGGGCGGGTGAACTTGAATGATTGTTCGATCGGGATCGAGCTGGATAATGCCGGGGAGTTACAACGTGTGGGAGATCGATATTATTCGTGTTTCGGGCGGGAATATTCTCCCGATCAGGTGTACACGACGGAAGAAGAGGGGAGGGCGAGATACTGGCATTCTTTTACCGAGGGGCAGTTTGCGGTCACGGAGGAGATCTGTCGTCTGTTGAAAGCGTGTTACGGGATCAAATACTTGGTGAGACACTCGGACATCACCCCTCGAAAGACGGATCCGGGGCCGGCGTTTCCCTTCGATGAGTTGAGAAAAAGGTTGAAGTTTTAG
- a CDS encoding DUF6266 family protein yields MALFKSFVLGEVRKSVANITMYSGANGYSIARGKRSTMRNPKTPGQLAQRAKMKALQKVSLYFAPAAELGFPGRKAGSTFYNAFVKANMQAVTVDEEYNPTIDYEKIVCAEGSLQDGTLAVSLNEDQDMITITQEAQSRWSVVANPTDVLYVVVYEKTGNQMIVEPCRNRQENGVTTISLDSGWVKENLEVYAFMLSKDKRKASKSKRLTINS; encoded by the coding sequence ATGGCTTTATTTAAATCATTTGTATTGGGGGAAGTGAGAAAATCAGTGGCAAATATCACGATGTACTCGGGTGCAAACGGGTATAGTATTGCCCGGGGAAAGAGAAGCACGATGCGTAATCCCAAAACTCCCGGGCAGTTGGCGCAACGGGCGAAGATGAAAGCGTTACAAAAGGTTTCGCTGTATTTTGCTCCGGCGGCAGAACTCGGTTTCCCGGGAAGAAAGGCGGGAAGTACGTTTTATAACGCCTTCGTGAAAGCGAATATGCAGGCCGTTACGGTTGACGAGGAGTATAATCCCACGATTGATTATGAGAAAATCGTGTGTGCTGAGGGGAGCCTGCAGGATGGAACGCTGGCCGTGTCGTTGAACGAAGATCAGGATATGATAACGATTACTCAGGAGGCACAAAGTCGTTGGTCGGTGGTGGCGAACCCGACAGACGTGTTGTACGTGGTGGTTTACGAGAAAACGGGAAACCAAATGATCGTGGAGCCTTGCCGGAATCGTCAGGAAAATGGGGTGACGACGATTAGCTTGGATAGTGGCTGGGTGAAAGAGAATTTGGAGGTGTATGCTTTCATGTTGTCGAAAGATAAGAGGAAAGCTTCGAAGAGTAAACGATTGACGATTAATAGTTGA
- a CDS encoding ribose-phosphate pyrophosphokinase — MSNLPEIKVFAGENSQYIAESIASSLGLELGKKTFTRFSDGEFVTSFDETVRGEHVFIVQSTFPPSDNLMELLLMIDAAKRASAYKVIAVIPYFGFARQDRKDKPRVAIGAKLVANMLQAAGVDRIITMDLHADQIQGFFDVPVDHLYGSTVLIPYIKSLGLRDFAIASPDIGGAKRANSWAKYFDSGLIICHKTRIRANEVADMKVIGDVEGKNIIVVDDMIDTAGTICKAADMLIDNGAASVRAVATHAVLSGKAYENIEKSKLTEVIFTDSIPQKQPCSKIKVLPIAPMFADTIRNIYEHKSISDHFLM, encoded by the coding sequence ATGTCAAATCTTCCCGAAATTAAAGTTTTCGCCGGAGAGAATAGTCAATATATTGCAGAAAGTATTGCTAGTTCTCTAGGGCTGGAACTCGGTAAAAAAACGTTTACGAGATTTAGTGACGGAGAATTCGTCACCTCATTCGACGAAACGGTGAGAGGCGAGCATGTATTTATCGTGCAATCAACCTTCCCGCCCAGTGATAACCTCATGGAATTACTCTTGATGATCGATGCCGCCAAAAGAGCATCCGCCTACAAGGTAATCGCCGTAATCCCCTATTTCGGGTTTGCGCGTCAAGACCGGAAAGATAAACCGCGTGTCGCCATCGGGGCAAAACTAGTGGCTAATATGCTACAAGCTGCCGGGGTTGACCGGATTATCACCATGGATTTACACGCCGACCAAATTCAAGGATTCTTCGATGTTCCCGTGGATCACCTATACGGTTCTACCGTGTTGATTCCTTACATCAAATCTTTAGGATTACGTGATTTTGCCATTGCCTCCCCAGACATCGGTGGAGCCAAAAGAGCAAATTCCTGGGCAAAATACTTTGATTCAGGGTTGATCATCTGCCACAAAACCCGTATCCGGGCAAATGAGGTTGCCGACATGAAAGTGATCGGGGATGTAGAGGGCAAAAATATCATCGTTGTTGACGACATGATCGATACGGCCGGAACAATTTGCAAAGCCGCCGATATGCTTATCGACAATGGTGCTGCCAGCGTACGTGCCGTGGCCACCCATGCAGTTCTTTCCGGTAAGGCATACGAAAATATCGAGAAATCAAAACTGACGGAAGTAATCTTCACCGATTCCATTCCCCAGAAACAACCTTGCTCAAAAATTAAAGTATTACCGATCGCTCCCATGTTTGCCGACACGATCCGCAACATCTACGAGCATAAATCGATCAGTGATCACTTCCTCATGTAA
- a CDS encoding dipeptidase, whose translation MEEIKKYVEENKERFLNELFELIRIPSISSLSEHKPDMYRCAEQWTKIMLAAGADRAEVYETEGNPVAYGEKIIDPALPTVLVYGHMDVMPVDPIELWNTKPFEPVIKDGKIWARGADDDKGQAFMHAKAFEYLMKSGKLNCNVKFMIEGEEEIGSPSLPKFCRDHKDMLKADVILVSDTSMIGRDIPSITTGLRGLAYWQVEVTGPNADLHSGIFGGAVANPINVLCKMIADMQDEKGHITIPGFYDDVLEVTAEERAKMAKAPFNLENYKKSLDIKEVKGEEGFTTNERTGIRPTFDVCGIWGGYTGEGAKTVLPSKAYAKISCRLVPNQKHEKIAKLFKEYFESIAPDYVKVKVDYLHGGPSYVCPIDLPAYKAAEKAYEEVYGKQPVPVRSGGSIPIIATFEEVLGIKSVLMGFGLGSDAIHSPNENYPLEQFFNGITTIPLFYKYFGEIMKK comes from the coding sequence ATGGAAGAAATCAAAAAGTACGTGGAAGAGAACAAGGAACGCTTCTTGAACGAGTTGTTCGAGTTGATTCGTATTCCTTCAATTTCTTCATTGTCTGAGCATAAGCCAGATATGTATCGTTGTGCCGAGCAATGGACGAAAATCATGTTAGCTGCCGGAGCGGACCGGGCAGAAGTGTATGAAACAGAGGGTAATCCGGTTGCTTACGGGGAGAAGATCATAGATCCGGCTCTTCCTACGGTGTTGGTGTACGGGCATATGGACGTGATGCCGGTTGACCCGATCGAATTGTGGAACACGAAACCTTTCGAGCCGGTTATTAAAGACGGTAAAATCTGGGCTCGCGGGGCTGACGATGATAAAGGACAGGCTTTCATGCACGCGAAAGCATTTGAATATTTAATGAAATCCGGGAAATTGAACTGTAACGTGAAGTTCATGATCGAGGGAGAAGAGGAAATCGGTTCCCCGAGTCTCCCCAAGTTCTGCCGGGATCATAAGGATATGTTGAAAGCTGATGTGATTCTGGTTTCCGATACCAGTATGATTGGCCGTGATATTCCTTCAATTACGACGGGATTGAGAGGTTTGGCTTACTGGCAGGTTGAAGTTACCGGTCCGAATGCTGATTTGCATTCCGGTATTTTCGGGGGTGCGGTGGCGAACCCGATTAACGTGTTGTGTAAGATGATTGCCGATATGCAGGATGAGAAGGGGCATATCACGATACCCGGATTCTATGATGACGTGTTGGAAGTAACTGCCGAGGAACGTGCGAAGATGGCCAAGGCTCCTTTCAATTTGGAAAATTACAAGAAGTCTTTAGATATTAAAGAGGTGAAAGGCGAAGAAGGGTTCACGACTAATGAACGTACGGGTATTCGTCCGACATTCGATGTTTGTGGAATCTGGGGTGGTTACACGGGCGAAGGAGCCAAGACCGTATTGCCTTCTAAAGCATACGCCAAGATTAGTTGCCGTTTGGTGCCGAATCAGAAACACGAGAAGATTGCGAAATTGTTCAAAGAATATTTCGAGTCTATCGCTCCGGATTACGTGAAGGTGAAAGTGGATTACCTGCATGGCGGACCTTCTTACGTGTGCCCGATTGATCTTCCGGCTTACAAGGCTGCCGAGAAAGCATACGAGGAGGTGTATGGAAAACAACCCGTTCCGGTTCGTTCCGGTGGTAGTATTCCAATTATTGCCACTTTCGAGGAAGTGTTGGGAATCAAGTCTGTACTGATGGGCTTCGGTTTGGGTTCTGATGCTATCCATTCCCCGAACGAGAATTATCCGTTAGAGCAATTCTTTAATGGAATCACAACAATTCCATTATTCTACAAGTATTTCGGAGAGATCATGAAGAAATAA
- a CDS encoding COG3014 family protein, with the protein MEKVNHLFSIRNFQFLIVLLVFLFSGCATWYQRTAEFQAAVNSGNFEKANKLLDKDKKQATGKNRILYYLNKGYVEFMLGNPTNSNQYFETAENLIDEYHSNVGAEAAALVTNPEARPYRPEDFEVIMINFYKALNYIDLNDMEGALVEVRKINIKLNQLNDKYPDNKNRYQRDAFAHLLMGLIYDATGDYNNAFIAYRNAYEVYQSDYIKNFGVKAPEQLKQDLMRTAYICGFSAELKQYEKEFNTTYTHTPTPADGQLVFFWLNGMGPVKAEWSINFVKQKRGDGAIVFHNESLGLTFPFFFGSGYSDNEKQSIADLQTLRVAFPKYMERPPLYATGTLVTGNHSYPLELAENINEIAFKTLRDRMVREFSNSLLRVAAKKGLEYSARKQNEWLGFAVGIANSLTEKADTRNWQTLPYSISYTRLPLSAGTNNLTLRLNARNGAQHSEQFSIEGGGRKTRFHVFQTMDSRQ; encoded by the coding sequence TTGGAGAAGGTAAATCATTTGTTTTCAATTCGTAATTTTCAATTTTTAATTGTTCTTCTCGTTTTTCTTTTCTCCGGATGCGCTACTTGGTACCAGCGAACGGCAGAGTTCCAAGCAGCCGTCAACTCGGGAAATTTCGAGAAAGCAAACAAACTTCTAGATAAAGATAAAAAACAAGCCACGGGTAAAAACCGTATCCTCTATTATCTCAACAAAGGATACGTGGAATTCATGCTCGGCAATCCCACCAACAGCAATCAGTATTTCGAGACCGCCGAGAACCTGATTGACGAGTATCACAGTAATGTTGGGGCTGAAGCTGCGGCATTAGTTACCAACCCGGAAGCACGCCCCTACCGACCGGAAGACTTTGAAGTCATTATGATTAACTTCTACAAGGCCTTGAACTACATCGATCTGAACGACATGGAAGGAGCCTTGGTCGAGGTTCGCAAAATCAATATCAAACTCAACCAGCTAAACGACAAGTATCCCGATAACAAGAACCGATACCAACGAGATGCTTTCGCCCATTTATTAATGGGCCTGATCTATGACGCCACGGGAGATTACAATAATGCGTTTATCGCCTATCGAAATGCCTACGAGGTCTACCAGTCCGACTATATTAAAAACTTCGGCGTAAAGGCCCCGGAACAACTAAAACAGGACTTGATGCGTACCGCCTATATTTGCGGTTTCTCCGCAGAATTGAAACAATACGAGAAAGAGTTTAACACGACATACACCCATACCCCGACGCCTGCGGATGGACAACTCGTGTTTTTCTGGCTGAACGGCATGGGACCGGTAAAGGCAGAATGGAGCATAAATTTTGTCAAGCAAAAAAGAGGAGACGGAGCGATTGTATTTCACAACGAATCCCTCGGACTTACCTTCCCTTTCTTCTTCGGTTCGGGATACAGTGATAATGAAAAACAAAGCATTGCCGATCTGCAAACCCTGCGTGTCGCATTCCCCAAATACATGGAACGTCCCCCGCTTTACGCCACGGGAACTCTCGTGACTGGCAATCACTCGTACCCGTTGGAACTTGCCGAGAATATCAATGAGATCGCATTCAAGACCTTACGAGACCGAATGGTACGGGAATTTTCAAATTCTCTTCTTCGGGTTGCAGCCAAAAAAGGATTGGAATATTCTGCCCGTAAGCAAAACGAATGGCTAGGCTTTGCCGTCGGTATCGCTAACAGCCTCACTGAAAAAGCCGACACCCGCAACTGGCAAACACTACCTTATTCCATCTCCTATACCCGCCTGCCCTTATCCGCCGGAACGAATAACCTCACTCTCCGCTTGAACGCACGAAACGGTGCCCAACACTCGGAACAATTTTCCATAGAAGGCGGTGGACGTAAAACCCGCTTTCACGTATTCCAAACAATGGATTCCAGACAATAA
- a CDS encoding penicillin-binding protein activator LpoB, whose product MRRIFIGTLVVLTIALINGCANRKITRVDPSETIDLSGRWNDSDSRLVSEEMIGDLLTSAWIPRYLKANDKRPVVVVGLVENKSHEHINSETFIKDVEKAIIRDGNIRLVVAGEKRNELRKERAEQQDYASPETTKKWGKELGADFILQGTINSIVDSYKKQKVVTYQIDLQLTNIETNEVVWMGDKKIKKQISDRVL is encoded by the coding sequence ATGAGAAGAATATTTATCGGAACACTTGTTGTGTTAACCATTGCTTTAATTAACGGATGTGCTAACCGGAAAATCACACGGGTAGACCCGAGTGAAACCATCGACCTCAGCGGACGTTGGAATGATAGTGACTCACGGCTTGTTTCCGAAGAAATGATCGGTGACCTGCTTACTTCAGCCTGGATTCCAAGATACTTGAAAGCAAACGACAAACGCCCCGTGGTGGTGGTCGGTCTCGTGGAGAACAAAAGTCACGAACATATCAACTCGGAAACCTTCATTAAGGATGTAGAAAAAGCGATTATCCGGGACGGTAACATTCGTTTGGTTGTTGCCGGAGAGAAACGGAATGAACTTCGAAAAGAAAGAGCCGAGCAACAAGATTACGCGTCACCGGAAACCACCAAGAAGTGGGGAAAAGAACTGGGTGCCGATTTCATCTTGCAAGGGACAATCAACAGCATCGTCGACTCGTACAAGAAACAAAAAGTCGTAACTTACCAGATCGACCTGCAACTCACGAACATCGAGACCAACGAGGTTGTCTGGATGGGTGACAAGAAGATCAAGAAACAAATCAGCGACCGGGTTCTGTAA